The stretch of DNA AAGGGCGCGGTGATAAGTCATATGCGGCGTGTCCAGAAATCACCGGACCTGGTGATATCGTACTTCAACGGCGAAACGACGAAATACGCGGCTTGATACATATATAATAATGTCTATATTATTATGAGACGGTTAATAACAACTAAGTTACACTTATACTTAGCCCTTACTATATTAAATGTAATATTTAAAGTAAAGGCGCAACTTAGCCGCGATCAAAGCATAGGAGGCATTTTGATAAGTGGTGCCGGAAGCGGGAGTCGAACCCGCACAGCGCTGTCGCGCCGGGGGATTTTAAGTCCCCTGCGTCTACCAGTTCCGCCATCCCGGCCACCAGGGAGACGATTTTACCATTTTTGGGCGCGGCGCAAATTTTTTCCGCGGCAATTCAGCGGCGGGCATAAACGATGACGGCCCATTCGTCCTTTTCCATCCGGTCCACCGCCACAAGCCCGGCGGCGGTGAAAGCCTGGCCGGCCGCGTCCGTCTGTTCCTTCCTGATCCCGGATATTATCAGCCTGCCGCTTTCCGCCAGCCGCGAGGCCAATTCACCAGCCATCGCCGCGAGCGGGCCCAGGAATATGTTTGCCACGATCACGTCGTAAACTCCTTTGGCGTCGGCGATGGATCCCAACGCGGCCTCCACTTTGCCGGCGGCTCCGTTTATCGCCACATTCTCCACTGCTATCGGGATCACCTCCGGGTCGTTGTCCAGGCCAAGGGCTTTTTCCGCCCCCAGCGCCACCGCGGCGATGGAAAGGATCCCGGAGCCGCAACCTATGTCCAGCACGGAGCCTTTGGAGTATTTTTCAAGCATGGCAAGACAGCCCGCCGTTGTGGCGTGATGCCCTGTGCCAAACGCCATGCCCGGATCCAGTGTTATGACGGTCCTGCCGCCGGGGATGTCCCCTTCCCACCATGACGGGACGATCATAAGTTTCTCCCCCATCGGCAACGGCGTGAAACTTTCTTTCCACTTTGCCAGCCAGTCGCAGTCTGGCT from Nitrospinota bacterium encodes:
- a CDS encoding 50S ribosomal protein L11 methyltransferase, with protein sequence MWTKIEITVPAEAADEAGCVMAMELGASVEIQARDNDMAAIIAWVKEDDASGLDVPSLAARVTGEPLGGAPAPVVTIEPDCDWLAKWKESFTPLPMGEKLMIVPSWWEGDIPGGRTVITLDPGMAFGTGHHATTAGCLAMLEKYSKGSVLDIGCGSGILSIAAVALGAEKALGLDNDPEVIPIAVENVAINGAAGKVEAALGSIADAKGVYDVIVANIFLGPLAAMAGELASRLAESGRLIISGIRKEQTDAAGQAFTAAGLVAVDRMEKDEWAVIVYARR